From the genome of Bradyrhizobium sp. ORS 278:
CGCTGGCGGCCACGCTGCTGCTGGTCGGCACCACCTTCTTCATCACCGACGCGCTGCAGACGATCACGGTTGGCGCGCTGCGCGGCATCAAGGATACGCGTATCCCGCTGCTGCTCGCGGTGCTCGGCTATTGGCTGATCGGCTTTCCCTTGTCCTACGTGCTCGGCCTTCACACCGCCTTCGGCGCGATCGGGATCTGGATCGGGCTGTCGATCGGCACCGGCCTCTACGCGGCGCTGCTGGTGCTGCGCTTTCTCAGGCTGTCGCGATGAGCTCAGGCCCCGGCCGTGTCCGACGTCTCCTCCGGCTCCGGCCGATGCGGCTTGCCGCTCGAGGCGCCGGCCCATTCCGCGACCACACGCTCGAGATCGATCAGGTTCTGCCGCATCTGGTCGAGCGAGAATCCGAGCGCGAAGAAGCGCTCGGCCGCATCCCCCGGCAGGCCGCGCGTCAGGCCGTCGCTGCGCACGGCGGCGACGGCCTCGGCATAGGCCTTGACGGCGACATGCACCGGCCAGATCGCCGGCGGGCCCGAGCCGTTGCGGATGGCGCCCGCGCAGCCGCGCAGATAGCCGGCGATGGCGTCGCTGACGCGGGTGACCGGCCCCGACAGCCGCGCCTGCAGCTCGGACGGCAGCGGCACCACACTGGCGCGGCCGATCATCACGACGTCGTGGCGCAGCCGCAGGATCGTGCGCAGCATCGGGCCGGTGTCGGCGCCCGACGACAGTCGCGCCGAGCGCTCGCGCTCGGCCTCGGCGCCGGTCGCATTCAATTCGGTGAGCGCCGCGCCGATGCCGTCCTGGATCCGGTGCAGCGCGTCGTTGTCGCGGCCGTGCGACAGGCCGGCCAACAGCTCGGTGAAAGCGGCCGCGATCAGCTCCAGCAGGCGCCCCGCGGCGCTGCGCATCTGCGCATGCGCGCGCGACGGCAGCACGACGAACGAGACCGCAAGACCGGTGAGCGCGCCGACCGCGACCTCGAACACGCGGTCGATCGCCGAGCCCAGCGGATCGAGATGGCCCATCGTCGGCACCAGCAGCACGATGACCGCAGTCACCGTGGCGGCATTCAGGCTCGGATTGACCGCGGCGATGAAGGCGAGCGGCGTCACCGCCAGGATCAGCATGCCGAGCAGCTGCAGTTCGCCGGAATGCGGAATGAACACCGTGATGGCGCCGCCATAGATCGCGCCACCGATGGTGCCGAACATGTAGTCCCGCGTCGCCTTCAGCGAACGCCCAACGCTGCCTTGCGTCACGATCAGCGAGGTCAGCACCGCCCACAGCGGCAGCTTGAGCTGGAAGGCGGTTGCGATGGCGAAGGCCAGCGTTGCCGCCACCGTGCCGCGGACGGCCAGCGACATCTGCGCCTTGCGCGCGCGCACCCGGCCGAACAGCTCCTTCAACGATGCCATCGATCACCCACCTCGAACGGACCAGCGCATGGCAGCCTCCCACCGGGGCTGACCGGCTTGAAAGGCGGAATCAGTCTGCCTACGCTGCCCGCAACAATGCGAGGAAACACGATGGCCCAGGAAACCGCAACGCTCGCCGCCTATGTCGCAGAGCTGAAATATGACGATATCCCGCCCGAGGTGCTCGACCGTGCCAAGGTGCTGACGCTCGACTTTCTCGGCAGCGCCATCCGCGCCCGACGCGAGGCTGAATCGACGCCGTCGGTGGTGAAGATGCTGGCGGCGCTGAAGCTGGATGCCGCCGGCGAGGCGACGGTGTTCGGCGATGGCAGGACCTGGACGCCGGCGGTGGCGGCGCTTCTCAACGGCACGATGGGACATTCGCTCGACTTCGACGACACCCACGCCGATTCCTCGCTGCACCCGAGCGCGCCGGTCGTGCCAGCGGCGTTCGCCGTCGGAGAAATGGTCGGCGCGTCCGGCCGCGAGGTGCTGACCGCGATCGTTGCCGGCTATGAGGTGTGCTGCCGTCTCGGCAACGCACTCGATCCGACCTCGCATTATGCGCGCGGCTTTCATCCGACCGCGACGGCTGGTACCTATGGCGCGGCGGCCGCCGCGGGCAAACTGTTCGGACTCTCCGAGCAACAGCTGGTCTACGCCTTCGGCGTGTCCGGCAGCCAGGCGGCGGGCTCGCTCCAATTTCTTGTCAACGGCGCCTGGAACAAGCGCTACCAGGTCGGCGCCTCCGCGATGAACGGCGTGATCGCGGCGACGCTCGCCAAGAACGATTTCGTCGGCGCGATCGAATCCGTCGAGGGCAAGCACGGCTTGCTGGTCGGCTACTCTGACACGCCGCATCGTGAGAAGGCCGTGGCCGGGCTCGGCACCAGTTATGAGACAATGAAGATCGGCGTGAAGCCCTATCCGAGCTGCCGCTATACGCATGCCGCAATCGATGCGATCATCGCGCTGCGCCGCGAGCACAATCTCACGCCCGACCAGGTCAAGCGCGTCGAGGTCGGCCTGCATCGCAACGGCATCACC
Proteins encoded in this window:
- a CDS encoding FUSC family protein encodes the protein MASLKELFGRVRARKAQMSLAVRGTVAATLAFAIATAFQLKLPLWAVLTSLIVTQGSVGRSLKATRDYMFGTIGGAIYGGAITVFIPHSGELQLLGMLILAVTPLAFIAAVNPSLNAATVTAVIVLLVPTMGHLDPLGSAIDRVFEVAVGALTGLAVSFVVLPSRAHAQMRSAAGRLLELIAAAFTELLAGLSHGRDNDALHRIQDGIGAALTELNATGAEAERERSARLSSGADTGPMLRTILRLRHDVVMIGRASVVPLPSELQARLSGPVTRVSDAIAGYLRGCAGAIRNGSGPPAIWPVHVAVKAYAEAVAAVRSDGLTRGLPGDAAERFFALGFSLDQMRQNLIDLERVVAEWAGASSGKPHRPEPEETSDTAGA
- a CDS encoding MmgE/PrpD family protein — translated: MAQETATLAAYVAELKYDDIPPEVLDRAKVLTLDFLGSAIRARREAESTPSVVKMLAALKLDAAGEATVFGDGRTWTPAVAALLNGTMGHSLDFDDTHADSSLHPSAPVVPAAFAVGEMVGASGREVLTAIVAGYEVCCRLGNALDPTSHYARGFHPTATAGTYGAAAAAGKLFGLSEQQLVYAFGVSGSQAAGSLQFLVNGAWNKRYQVGASAMNGVIAATLAKNDFVGAIESVEGKHGLLVGYSDTPHREKAVAGLGTSYETMKIGVKPYPSCRYTHAAIDAIIALRREHNLTPDQVKRVEVGLHRNGITLTGDAATKRHPTSIVGGQFSMFFTGALALDQGRFGWDDYTRLGDAAINALADKFDVVQDDKLEIGRSHPFGARVTITTEDGVHERLHDDPSGEPTSFPSAQAMSDKFITLARPVLSTRAQGFADAILSLERFDRVAQATALGRA